A single region of the Thermoanaerobaculum aquaticum genome encodes:
- a CDS encoding elongation factor P, whose product MLEAASLKMGSVIRREGELFRVLEVAHHGGSGQFAGFIALKLKSLRTGHIKEIRLASDEKVEDVELTRRDLEYLYEDEESFVFMDSETYEQYNLPKDVLGKKSVFLTPNARLPVEFWEEQPVNVIFPEVVELKVASAPPGLRDMETSTYKTAVLENGMEVLVPQFIETGDTVRIETETGKYLERVRQKK is encoded by the coding sequence ATGCTGGAGGCTGCGAGCTTGAAGATGGGGTCAGTCATCCGGCGGGAAGGGGAGCTATTCCGGGTTCTGGAGGTGGCCCATCACGGCGGGAGCGGTCAGTTTGCCGGCTTTATTGCACTCAAGCTCAAGTCCCTGCGTACGGGCCACATCAAGGAAATTCGCCTGGCCAGCGACGAAAAAGTGGAAGACGTCGAGCTTACCCGCCGGGATTTGGAATACCTTTACGAGGACGAGGAAAGCTTCGTGTTCATGGACAGCGAAACCTACGAGCAGTACAACCTGCCCAAGGACGTGCTGGGGAAAAAGAGCGTGTTTTTGACCCCTAACGCCCGCCTGCCGGTGGAGTTCTGGGAGGAGCAACCGGTGAACGTGATCTTTCCGGAGGTGGTGGAGCTGAAAGTGGCCTCGGCGCCACCAGGGCTACGGGATATGGAAACCTCCACCTACAAAACCGCGGTTCTGGAAAACGGCATGGAGGTCTTGGTGCCTCAGTTCATTGAAACCGGCGACACGGTGCGCATTGAAACCGAAACCGGCAAGTACCTGGAGCGGGTGCGGCAAAAGAAGTGA
- the amrB gene encoding AmmeMemoRadiSam system protein B, with protein sequence MRGVRPPAVAGSFYPSSPLQLSQDVERYLQEGSNGSSCQAVIAPHAGYMFSGRTAGYAFARLSPEVSRVILLGPSHFRSFSGGALPSPHLAAFATPLGELPLDQAALALLRENPLFAGPPQAHDPEHCLEVELPFIQKRAREAAIVPVLIGNQTSLQQTEEIAQALSPLLTADTAVVVSSDFTHHGRAYGYVVFPENEDLDLHLKTRAERTAGRAIALDVRGFWHQVEVSDDSVCGAKPIAVLLQLLQHAFSGEGKLLHLSTSGEVSGDWHQVVTYVAAGFSGQWTAWREDDAPKPAPLTPDEQKALLALARATMETHLTRGEQLALWFATHPLTPTMLAPQGAFVTLHTLPEKKLRGCIGLLQPAGSLVDTVIHAAVQVLYDPRFPAVRLAELESLEVEISVLSPPQAVPNAEAIRLGEHGVILKKAGHSAVFLPQVADETGWDLETFLSRLAQKAGLPPEAWRSAELSVFTAQVFSEHTLTA encoded by the coding sequence ATGAGAGGCGTGCGCCCCCCGGCGGTAGCTGGCAGCTTCTACCCCTCTTCGCCCTTGCAGCTCAGCCAGGACGTGGAGCGCTACCTGCAGGAAGGCAGCAACGGCAGCTCCTGTCAGGCGGTCATTGCCCCACACGCCGGGTACATGTTTTCCGGGCGAACGGCTGGCTACGCCTTCGCCCGTTTGAGCCCTGAGGTTTCTCGGGTGATTCTCCTAGGGCCTTCCCATTTCCGCTCCTTTTCCGGGGGGGCGCTGCCCAGCCCCCACCTTGCCGCCTTTGCCACGCCGTTGGGCGAGCTTCCCCTGGACCAGGCGGCCCTGGCCCTTTTGCGCGAAAACCCGCTTTTTGCCGGCCCACCGCAGGCCCATGATCCCGAGCACTGCCTGGAGGTGGAGCTGCCGTTTATCCAGAAAAGGGCCCGGGAAGCGGCCATTGTCCCGGTGCTCATTGGCAACCAGACAAGCCTGCAGCAAACCGAGGAAATCGCCCAGGCGCTTTCGCCGCTTTTGACGGCGGACACCGCAGTGGTGGTTTCCTCGGACTTCACCCACCACGGCCGGGCCTACGGTTACGTGGTTTTTCCCGAAAACGAAGACCTGGACCTGCACCTGAAAACCCGGGCGGAGCGCACCGCCGGCCGGGCCATTGCCTTGGACGTGCGGGGGTTCTGGCATCAGGTGGAGGTGAGCGACGACAGCGTCTGTGGTGCCAAGCCCATTGCCGTCTTGCTGCAGCTCTTGCAGCACGCCTTTAGCGGAGAGGGCAAGCTGCTCCACCTTTCCACCTCCGGCGAGGTGAGCGGCGATTGGCACCAGGTGGTGACCTACGTGGCCGCAGGTTTTTCCGGGCAGTGGACAGCGTGGCGGGAAGACGACGCGCCGAAACCTGCTCCCCTCACCCCCGACGAGCAAAAGGCGCTCCTGGCCCTGGCCCGGGCCACCATGGAAACCCACCTCACCCGCGGCGAGCAGCTGGCGCTGTGGTTTGCCACCCACCCGCTCACGCCCACCATGCTCGCCCCCCAAGGAGCCTTTGTAACTCTCCACACGCTGCCAGAAAAAAAGCTGCGGGGTTGCATTGGGCTGTTGCAGCCGGCCGGCAGCTTGGTGGACACGGTCATTCACGCGGCGGTGCAGGTGCTTTACGATCCTCGCTTCCCGGCGGTGCGCCTTGCCGAGCTTGAGTCCCTGGAGGTGGAAATTTCCGTGCTTTCCCCACCGCAGGCGGTGCCCAATGCCGAAGCCATCCGCTTGGGTGAGCACGGGGTGATCCTGAAAAAAGCCGGGCACAGTGCGGTTTTTCTCCCGCAGGTGGCGGATGAAACCGGCTGGGATTTGGAGACGTTTCTGTCGCGCCTGGCGCAAAAGGCGGGGCTTCCCCCCGAGGCCTGGCGCAGCGCCGAGCTTTCGGTGTTCACCGCCCAGGTTTTTTCCGAACACACTTTAACCGCTTAA
- a CDS encoding type II toxin-antitoxin system HicA family toxin, which translates to MTKLPRLKGQELIAALRKAGFEVLRVKGSHHFLQHPDGRRTVVPVHRGETIGPGLMGKILSDCEITPEELLKLL; encoded by the coding sequence GTGACAAAGCTTCCACGCCTCAAAGGGCAAGAGCTCATTGCTGCGCTACGGAAAGCTGGTTTTGAGGTGCTCCGCGTGAAAGGGAGCCACCATTTCTTGCAACATCCCGACGGTCGCCGCACGGTCGTTCCCGTACACCGTGGCGAGACCATTGGCCCAGGGTTAATGGGGAAGATCCTGTCCGATTGCGAGATAACGCCGGAAGAGCTTTTAAAGCTTTTGTGA
- a CDS encoding alkaline phosphatase, which yields MGRRLLSALVWLVTSFSAFSAGLTVLSPTPRTTVAVGQRFDVQAEAENTAGLFWEVTLDGQPLAGEVKGNRFVVPALSVEKPGTHVLEFRLLQKLGKKGQTQVVASARQEFEAKAWPQGGGRVRHVILFVGDGFGFAHRTAARAFLYGFEGGKSRGFLAMDTLPVQSAMVTASLSGFVTDSAAGAHAFATGTKTANGMMGVFPDTTEDDGDNPTVETLPCLLFRTRGMVSGLVSTADLTDATPAAFVAHVADRGEASRIARQILESSEPCGVRVLLGGGKKTFSSPDLLPFFAAQGFSQVFSASELETALQARPRKLLGLFADRHMNSPFDIQKRGDASVVGGYPDQPSLSAMTRAALQVLKENPAGFFLMVEGALIDKQAHMLDAERMLWEVYNLDQALKVALEFAEKTNSDGDPTNDTLVILTADHETGGLVLPGVTDPSRMGTRDQVGTYDRMGFPEAADANGDGYPDNPDPEKKLVLHFGGAPDHFDDFRSQPRPVAPAKAGDDRKVHANPEKDGQTGVLYTGVSEVTVPEHGYAPDRGVHTGVDVPLLALGPGSERLTGVRDNTEIFFAILQALAPKP from the coding sequence ATGGGACGTCGGCTGCTTTCGGCTTTGGTGTGGTTGGTAACGTCGTTTTCGGCTTTTTCTGCAGGTCTCACGGTGCTCAGCCCAACCCCCCGCACCACCGTGGCCGTGGGGCAACGCTTTGATGTCCAGGCAGAGGCGGAAAACACCGCCGGGCTTTTTTGGGAGGTGACGCTGGACGGCCAACCCCTGGCCGGTGAGGTAAAGGGCAACCGCTTTGTGGTGCCGGCCTTAAGCGTGGAAAAGCCCGGTACCCACGTTTTGGAGTTCCGGCTGCTGCAAAAGCTCGGGAAAAAAGGACAAACGCAGGTGGTGGCCAGCGCCCGCCAGGAGTTTGAGGCAAAAGCGTGGCCCCAAGGGGGCGGCCGGGTGCGCCACGTAATCCTGTTTGTGGGTGACGGCTTTGGCTTTGCCCACCGCACCGCGGCTCGGGCTTTCCTCTACGGCTTTGAAGGCGGCAAAAGCCGCGGTTTTCTGGCCATGGACACGCTGCCGGTGCAAAGCGCCATGGTGACCGCCTCCCTTTCCGGTTTCGTCACCGATTCGGCAGCCGGAGCCCACGCCTTTGCCACCGGCACCAAAACCGCCAACGGCATGATGGGCGTTTTCCCCGATACCACCGAGGACGACGGCGACAACCCAACGGTGGAAACCCTCCCCTGCTTGCTCTTCCGCACCCGGGGGATGGTTTCGGGGTTGGTGAGCACCGCCGACCTGACCGACGCCACCCCCGCGGCTTTTGTGGCCCATGTGGCGGACCGGGGGGAAGCCAGCCGCATTGCCCGGCAGATACTGGAAAGCAGCGAACCCTGCGGGGTCCGTGTGCTTTTGGGCGGAGGGAAGAAGACCTTTTCCAGCCCCGATCTTTTGCCGTTCTTCGCCGCCCAGGGCTTTTCCCAGGTGTTTTCGGCAAGCGAGCTGGAAACGGCTTTGCAAGCCAGGCCCCGCAAGCTCTTGGGTCTTTTTGCCGACCGCCACATGAACTCGCCCTTTGACATCCAAAAGCGGGGAGATGCTTCGGTGGTGGGTGGCTACCCCGATCAACCTTCGCTTTCGGCCATGACCCGCGCCGCTTTGCAGGTGCTTAAAGAAAACCCGGCAGGGTTTTTCCTCATGGTGGAAGGGGCGCTCATTGACAAGCAAGCGCACATGCTGGACGCGGAACGCATGCTCTGGGAGGTGTACAACCTCGACCAGGCGCTGAAGGTAGCCCTGGAATTTGCGGAAAAAACCAACTCGGATGGCGATCCCACCAACGACACCCTGGTGATCCTCACCGCCGACCACGAAACCGGCGGCTTGGTGCTCCCGGGGGTAACCGACCCGTCCCGCATGGGCACCCGGGACCAGGTGGGCACCTACGACCGCATGGGCTTCCCCGAGGCCGCCGATGCCAACGGTGATGGCTACCCCGACAACCCCGATCCCGAAAAGAAGCTGGTGCTCCACTTTGGCGGGGCTCCCGACCATTTTGACGACTTCCGCTCCCAGCCGCGGCCGGTGGCTCCCGCAAAAGCTGGCGATGACAGGAAGGTCCACGCCAACCCCGAAAAGGACGGGCAAACCGGGGTGCTGTACACCGGGGTGAGCGAGGTCACGGTGCCGGAACACGGCTACGCCCCGGACCGCGGCGTTCACACCGGCGTGGACGTGCCGCTTTTGGCCCTGGGGCCTGGGAGCGAGCGCCTTACCGGCGTTCGCGACAACACCGAAATCTTCTTTGCCATCCTCCAGGCGCTGGCCCCAAAACCCTAG
- a CDS encoding helicase HerA-like domain-containing protein: MEGIFLGKGETAVFLPFSRANRHGLIAGATGTGKTITLQLLAEGFSRAGVPVVVTDVKGDLAGMAFPGADKAPFLKRAQELGLTSYGPQAFPVIFWDALGEQGHPLRATVSDVGPLLLSRLLELSEAQEGALNVAFRWADEQGLLLLVFKDLQALLQHLTTHRDAVAGMSVPSTSLGAIQRRLVVLQQQGVERFLGEPMLDVHDLMLTAPDGRGAVNILSCDRLFQYPRLYATVLLWLLAELYENLPEVGDVPKPKQVLFFDEAHVIFEDAPRVLLEKIEQVVRLVRSKGVGVYFVTQNPLDVPDSISAQLGHRVQHALRAFTPREQKAVKTAAETFRPNPRLDTAAVITQLGIGEALVSVLQEDGTPSPVERVKIAPPVSRVGAISPEERAKVRAASPLAGKYEASLDRESAYEVLTKPQETPVWGGWSWGGGPPRPSQPSRRGDTLAEALLKSAARSVGSSLGRQIVRGILGSLLRGR; this comes from the coding sequence GTGGAGGGTATCTTTTTAGGCAAAGGGGAAACGGCGGTTTTTCTTCCTTTTTCCCGGGCCAACCGGCATGGGCTCATTGCCGGGGCCACGGGAACAGGCAAGACCATTACCTTGCAGCTTTTGGCGGAAGGGTTTTCCCGTGCGGGTGTTCCGGTGGTGGTTACCGATGTGAAGGGTGATTTAGCTGGAATGGCTTTCCCCGGGGCCGACAAAGCACCCTTCCTCAAGCGAGCCCAGGAGCTGGGGCTTACCTCCTACGGTCCCCAGGCGTTTCCCGTGATCTTCTGGGACGCCCTGGGGGAACAGGGCCACCCCCTTCGAGCAACGGTTTCCGACGTGGGGCCGCTGCTTTTGTCCCGGCTTTTGGAGCTTTCCGAAGCCCAAGAAGGGGCGCTCAACGTGGCTTTCCGGTGGGCGGATGAGCAGGGCTTGCTGCTGTTGGTTTTCAAGGACCTGCAAGCGCTCCTTCAGCACCTGACCACCCACAGGGACGCCGTGGCCGGCATGAGCGTACCCAGCACCAGCCTGGGGGCCATCCAAAGGCGCTTGGTGGTGCTGCAGCAGCAGGGGGTGGAGCGCTTTTTGGGCGAGCCCATGCTGGACGTTCACGATCTCATGCTCACCGCCCCCGACGGTCGCGGCGCCGTGAACATCCTCTCCTGCGACAGGCTCTTCCAGTACCCCCGCCTTTACGCCACGGTGCTCCTGTGGCTTTTGGCTGAGCTTTACGAAAACCTCCCCGAGGTAGGCGATGTGCCCAAGCCCAAGCAGGTGCTTTTCTTTGATGAAGCCCACGTGATTTTTGAGGATGCCCCCCGGGTGCTTTTGGAAAAGATCGAGCAGGTGGTGCGCCTGGTGCGCTCCAAGGGCGTGGGCGTTTACTTCGTGACCCAAAACCCGCTGGACGTTCCGGACAGCATTAGCGCTCAGCTGGGCCACCGGGTGCAGCACGCCCTGCGGGCCTTTACCCCGCGGGAGCAAAAGGCCGTGAAAACAGCCGCGGAAACCTTCCGCCCCAACCCCAGGCTGGATACAGCAGCGGTGATTACCCAGCTGGGCATTGGCGAAGCTCTGGTTTCGGTGCTGCAGGAGGATGGCACCCCAAGCCCCGTGGAGCGGGTGAAGATCGCGCCACCGGTGTCCCGGGTGGGGGCGATTTCCCCGGAGGAGCGGGCCAAGGTGCGGGCGGCCAGCCCCCTGGCCGGCAAGTACGAGGCAAGCCTTGACCGGGAAAGCGCCTACGAGGTGCTCACCAAACCCCAGGAAACGCCGGTTTGGGGGGGATGGAGCTGGGGTGGGGGTCCACCGCGGCCCAGCCAGCCTTCCAGGCGGGGGGATACCCTGGCCGAGGCGCTCCTGAAAAGCGCGGCCCGCTCGGTGGGTTCCAGCCTGGGCCGGCAAATCGTGCGGGGCATCCTGGGCTCCCTCCTCCGCGGGAGGTGA
- a CDS encoding carbohydrate binding family 9 domain-containing protein — protein sequence MRTKTITLVFLPLALTLATHAQTLEVPEVNAEFRIDGIMDEPSWQKALVLELPYEVEPGDNTPAPVRTTCYVVSTPHALLVGFEAFDPNPSEIRAHYSDRDRLFRDDFVGFMLDTFADKRRAYTFAVNPLGVQADGVRSETAGDEENYSFDFTWNAAGRITASGYQVEIEIPFSALRFPAGNGAKKWGFGALRAYPRSVRRMLFSARLDRNNSCTLCQLPEIQGFASARPGRSLEVNPTFAAAQSQTRKELDQPTMSQPSRRGDGGLSLLWGITPNLSLAATLNPDFSQVEADAAQLSINRTFALFYPEKRPFFLEGADNFSTPLPVVYTRSLADPQWGLKLTGKEGRSTLGVLVVRDEITNLLLPGVQESSQTTLERPSDAAVFRYRYDLGQSSVLGAIVSNRQAAGYYNRVLGVDGMLRFSDADSLQFQVLRSQTRYPALADIEPSLQEKELEESAWQLAAGHSSRNWEGWVFLRNVGEGFRADLGFLPQVGMRGGEVGAQRILWGEEGCWYTRLAFGTEVNFWEDQHGQLLHRNAAVMVRYSGPLQSTVFLRATRFTEAWNGQQFSGKRLRVFSNVRFSGSLTSSLGLELGDAVDYSNSQLARITRVSPGFTWNWGRHLYLQGDFVGERLEVARGELYRALVAELRSWYHFNVRSYLRLILQRTQVTYHPELYQDPPNRRSIRTNTQVLFAYKLNPQSLVFVGYSSNLRGDEHTANVTMGRTLFLKLSYNWLV from the coding sequence ATGCGCACGAAGACCATCACGCTCGTTTTTTTGCCTTTGGCCCTAACTCTTGCTACCCACGCCCAGACCCTTGAGGTTCCCGAGGTGAACGCTGAGTTTCGCATCGATGGGATCATGGACGAGCCCTCCTGGCAGAAGGCTTTGGTCCTGGAGCTCCCCTACGAAGTAGAACCGGGCGACAACACGCCGGCACCGGTGCGCACCACCTGTTACGTAGTGAGCACGCCGCACGCGCTTTTGGTGGGTTTTGAAGCCTTCGACCCTAACCCCAGCGAAATCCGCGCCCACTACTCCGATCGCGATCGGCTTTTCCGCGACGACTTTGTGGGCTTCATGTTGGACACCTTTGCCGACAAACGGCGGGCGTACACCTTTGCCGTCAACCCCCTGGGGGTGCAAGCGGACGGGGTGCGCAGCGAAACCGCCGGTGACGAGGAAAACTACAGCTTCGACTTCACCTGGAACGCCGCCGGGCGCATCACCGCTTCCGGCTACCAGGTGGAAATTGAAATCCCCTTTTCCGCGTTGCGCTTTCCCGCTGGCAACGGCGCAAAAAAGTGGGGCTTTGGCGCGCTGCGCGCCTACCCGCGCTCGGTTCGCCGTATGTTGTTTTCGGCTCGCCTGGACCGTAACAACTCCTGCACCCTGTGTCAGCTCCCGGAAATCCAGGGCTTCGCCTCGGCCCGCCCCGGGCGCAGCCTGGAGGTGAACCCCACCTTTGCCGCCGCCCAATCGCAAACCCGCAAGGAGCTGGATCAGCCCACCATGAGCCAGCCATCCCGTCGTGGAGACGGCGGGCTTTCCCTGCTTTGGGGGATAACCCCCAACCTCTCCCTGGCTGCCACCTTAAACCCCGATTTTTCGCAGGTGGAAGCTGACGCCGCGCAGCTTTCGATCAACCGCACCTTTGCCCTGTTTTACCCGGAAAAGCGCCCGTTTTTCCTGGAGGGAGCCGACAACTTTTCTACCCCCCTGCCCGTGGTGTACACCAGGAGCTTGGCCGACCCGCAATGGGGACTGAAGCTCACCGGCAAAGAAGGGCGAAGCACCTTGGGAGTTCTGGTCGTTCGCGACGAAATCACCAACCTGCTGCTGCCCGGGGTGCAGGAGTCCTCGCAAACCACGTTGGAACGCCCCTCCGATGCGGCGGTTTTCCGCTACCGCTACGATCTCGGGCAGTCCTCAGTGCTGGGTGCCATCGTCTCAAACCGACAAGCTGCCGGCTACTACAACCGCGTGCTGGGGGTGGATGGCATGCTGCGTTTCTCTGATGCCGACAGCCTGCAGTTTCAGGTTCTGCGATCGCAAACCCGTTATCCGGCCCTGGCCGATATTGAGCCCTCCCTCCAGGAGAAGGAGCTGGAGGAAAGCGCCTGGCAGCTGGCCGCAGGCCATTCGAGCCGTAACTGGGAAGGCTGGGTGTTCCTCCGCAACGTGGGGGAGGGTTTCCGCGCCGATTTGGGCTTCCTCCCGCAGGTGGGGATGCGCGGCGGTGAGGTGGGCGCCCAGCGCATCCTGTGGGGTGAAGAGGGGTGCTGGTACACCCGCTTGGCCTTTGGCACCGAGGTCAACTTCTGGGAAGACCAGCACGGTCAGCTACTTCACCGCAACGCCGCGGTTATGGTGCGCTACTCGGGCCCCCTGCAATCCACGGTTTTCCTGCGGGCCACGCGCTTTACCGAAGCCTGGAACGGCCAGCAGTTCAGCGGAAAGCGTTTGCGGGTTTTCAGCAACGTGCGCTTTTCAGGAAGCCTTACCTCTTCGCTGGGGCTGGAGCTTGGCGATGCCGTGGACTACAGCAACTCCCAGCTGGCCAGGATCACCCGCGTAAGTCCCGGATTTACCTGGAACTGGGGGCGCCACCTTTACCTGCAGGGTGACTTTGTGGGCGAGCGGTTGGAAGTGGCCAGGGGCGAGCTTTACCGGGCGCTGGTGGCCGAGCTCCGCAGCTGGTACCACTTCAACGTGAGAAGCTACCTCCGCTTGATCCTCCAGCGCACGCAGGTGACCTACCACCCCGAGCTTTACCAGGATCCTCCCAACCGCCGCAGCATCCGCACCAACACCCAGGTGCTCTTCGCCTACAAGCTCAACCCCCAGAGCCTGGTGTTTGTGGGCTACTCCAGCAACCTGCGGGGCGATGAACACACGGCCAACGTGACCATGGGCCGCACGCTGTTCCTCAAGCTCTCCTACAACTGGCTGGTTTAA
- a CDS encoding sodium:solute symporter family protein, protein MNTPVLVGLAVYAGVLFFLDRRARTTRLLDYLLAGRQLTLVPFVATLVATWYGGVLGVGEFSYRFGLANWVVFGVPYYLAAVLFAFGLASRARSSAVLSIPEQLRAAYGPVAAKVGAVLVLLMATPAAYVLMLGQLVEVYLGVSRPWGVAVTTALTVASVVLGGFRTVVRANLFQFALMYLAFLILLPVALRELGGFSGLWAMLPETHKTLSGGLPLQAIAVWYVIALQTLVEPTFYQRCYAATTPKVARNGVLISVAFWVLFDFLTTFSGLAARVLVPNLQDPGLAYPALGNLLLPPWLNAVFAVGLFATVSSTAHSYLFLAAATVGHDLLPSRWKARERPFIAVSLAGLGLAAAVLALVLGSVVLIWHDVGSIVTSSLLLPLVLAHFPKRFWFSPKACLLAVTGSALLASGWILAREGGVYPLGLEPVFPALLWSLLVWGTDVLLPKAGSGFICLGRRRQP, encoded by the coding sequence ATGAACACCCCGGTGCTGGTGGGTTTGGCGGTTTACGCCGGGGTGCTGTTCTTCCTGGACCGCCGGGCCCGCACCACCCGGCTTTTGGACTACCTCCTGGCCGGGCGGCAGCTCACGCTGGTGCCATTCGTGGCCACGCTGGTGGCCACCTGGTACGGCGGCGTGCTGGGGGTTGGGGAGTTTTCCTACCGCTTTGGCCTGGCCAACTGGGTGGTTTTCGGGGTGCCTTACTACCTGGCGGCTGTGCTCTTCGCCTTTGGTTTGGCTTCCCGCGCCCGCTCTTCGGCGGTGCTTTCCATTCCCGAGCAACTGCGGGCGGCCTACGGGCCGGTGGCCGCCAAAGTTGGCGCGGTGCTGGTGCTGCTCATGGCCACCCCGGCGGCTTACGTGCTGATGCTCGGGCAGCTGGTGGAGGTTTACCTGGGCGTATCCCGCCCCTGGGGGGTGGCGGTAACTACCGCCCTCACCGTGGCTTCCGTGGTTTTAGGCGGTTTCCGCACGGTGGTGCGCGCCAACCTCTTTCAGTTTGCCCTCATGTACCTGGCTTTTCTCATCCTCCTGCCGGTGGCCTTGAGGGAGCTCGGCGGTTTCAGTGGGCTCTGGGCGATGCTCCCGGAAACGCACAAAACCTTAAGCGGAGGGCTTCCCCTGCAGGCCATTGCCGTTTGGTACGTGATTGCCCTGCAGACGCTCGTTGAGCCCACCTTCTACCAGCGTTGCTACGCCGCCACCACTCCCAAGGTGGCTCGCAACGGCGTGCTTATTTCCGTGGCCTTTTGGGTGCTTTTCGACTTTCTCACCACCTTTTCCGGCCTGGCCGCGCGAGTGCTGGTGCCAAACCTGCAAGACCCCGGCCTGGCTTACCCGGCCTTGGGCAACCTTTTGCTTCCCCCCTGGCTTAACGCGGTTTTTGCCGTGGGCCTTTTTGCTACGGTCTCCTCTACCGCCCATTCGTACCTGTTTCTGGCCGCCGCCACCGTGGGGCACGACCTCTTGCCGTCCCGCTGGAAGGCCCGGGAACGCCCCTTCATTGCCGTTAGCCTGGCCGGACTGGGCCTGGCAGCAGCGGTGTTGGCCTTAGTCCTGGGCAGCGTGGTGCTCATCTGGCACGACGTGGGCAGCATCGTCACCTCGAGCTTGCTGTTGCCCTTAGTGCTGGCCCACTTCCCCAAGCGCTTTTGGTTTTCCCCCAAAGCGTGTCTTCTGGCCGTTACGGGCTCGGCGCTTTTGGCTAGCGGCTGGATTTTGGCCCGGGAAGGTGGGGTTTACCCGCTGGGTCTTGAGCCGGTTTTTCCGGCGCTTTTGTGGTCCTTGCTCGTTTGGGGCACCGACGTGCTGTTGCCAAAGGCAGGCTCAGGGTTTATTTGTTTGGGCAGAAGGAGGCAACCATGA
- a CDS encoding type II toxin-antitoxin system HicB family antitoxin, with product MRRAFNVIIERDPEGYYVASVPELRGCHTQARSLDTLMKRVREAIELCLEVEGQAPIPQEFVGVQRIWVEV from the coding sequence ATGAGGAGAGCGTTTAACGTGATCATTGAGCGTGACCCCGAAGGTTACTACGTAGCCAGTGTGCCGGAGCTCCGCGGCTGCCACACTCAAGCGAGGTCGCTGGACACCTTAATGAAACGGGTCCGTGAAGCCATCGAGCTGTGTTTGGAAGTGGAAGGGCAAGCACCGATACCTCAAGAGTTCGTTGGTGTCCAGCGGATCTGGGTTGAAGTGTGA